GCAGGCCCTGCACCGCTACGCCGACTTCCTCGCCCTCCCACCCCGCGTCACCTGGCCCGACTAGCCTTCCCCGCCGCCTCGTCGTCCCACCCGCACCGGGCCGGGGCCAGGCCCAGTTCGTCACCACCCCGGTCCCCGCACAGGACGACCATCCTCTGGCCGACCTGCTCCCGTGGGTGATGCAGTGACTCGACCGACCCCTCACCGTGGAGGACCTGGCCCGCCAGGCCAACCTGAGTTCCCGCCACCTGGCTCGTCACTTCCGCGCGGCGACCGGCACCACCCCGCTGCAGTGGCTGCTGACGCAGCGCATCCGCCGCGCACAGGAGCTGTTGGAAGCCACCGACGACAGCATCGACACCATCGCCGCCGCCGCAGGCATGGGCACCGCGACGACGCTGCGCCGCCACTTCCACCGCGCTGTCGGCGTACCACCGGACACCTACCGCCGCACGTTCCGGACCTGACGCCGCCCGGCGGCGACACCGAACGTGGCGCGAAGGTGACCCGGCCCTCTCCGACCGGCGGCGGTGAGGAAACAGCCCTCAGGCGCGGGCGATGTCTCGGCAGGCGGTGGCGATCAGCAGGCCCAGGCCGACGGCCATCAGCGGCAACCCCAACCCGAAGGGCAGTTCCGAGACGGAGTTCAGGTTGCCGCCTCGCCCGATGTTCCCGAAGCTGGCCGCCACCACCGCCAAGACCATCACCAGGGTGCCGATCCCGGCAGCCAACGCGGCCATCGCCGCCTCGACGACGGTCCGGGCCCAGAGACTGGTCACGACCGCCACCAGCAGGAAGGCGAACGTCCAGAGCGTCCACCCTCCACCGCTGCTGAGGCTGGCGTACTCCCAACCGGAGTACCACCACAGATGCCGTGGCGACTGCCGGAACCACGGGAGCAGATACCCGAAGAGGATGAGCATCGTCGCGAGGAGCATCACGCCGTCGAAACCGGCGAGCCTGCTGCGCCCGTCGGCACCCTTGTCCTGAGTCACCTTCGGGATGCTAGCCACACCACGCCAAGGACTCGACGGTCAGAGCAACGAGTCGTCGTAGGCGGCAGTCAGCGCACCACCGGCATCGCCGGTGTTCACCACACCGGCCGGCTCGATCAGGATCGCGTGCACCTCCCCGTCGGCGACCGGGCAGTGCTCGACGCCACGAGGCACGACGAACAGCTGCCCCGGACGCAGGAGCACGTCACCGTCGCGCAGCTGGATGGTCAGCTCCCCGCTCACCACGAGAAACAGCTCGTCGGTGTCCTCGTGGGTGTGCCAGACGAACTCCCCGCGCACCTTGACGACCTTGACCTCGTAGTCGTTGAGCCGGGCCACCACCTTCGGTGACCAGTGCTCAGAAAAGCGGGACAACCTGTCAGCGATGTCGACAGCCTCATACGCCACGCCCACCATCCTGACATGGTCGGTCAGCTCGGGTCGGGTGCGTAGAACGTCGTGGTGGCCTGCACCGCGGCGGCGACGTGCTCCGGGTCGCCACCGGCGGCCAGGTGAGCCTCGCCCCAGGCCACGGCGCTGCGCCGGATGAACTCGCGCCCTTCGGGTGACGTGTGAACCTCCGCATAGTCGACGCTCTCGCCACCGGTCAACATCCGGGCAAGGGCGAGGAGAGCCAGGTCCCACCCCACGCCACCGGCACCGGGGCCGTAGGTCGGGAAGAGGGGTTCCGCGACGACCGCTGCGTGGACCAGCACGAATTCGGTGTCGCCGGACGGGCCCGGGGCCAGGCGTACCTCCACCTCACTCGTGCCGGGCCAGGCGTCCGCGTCCGGCCCGTAGAGCCAGGACACCCTGAGCAGACGCGGCGGCTCGCACCGCAGGATCTCGCCGTGCTCACCCCCGTCGAACTCGTATCTCCCGCCGAGCCGCAGATCCCCGGTGACCGGCTTCAACCAACGGTGCAGCCGCTCGGGGCTGGTGATGGCGTCCCAGACGTCGTCGACCTGCGCCGCGTATCGCCGTCGGAGCTCGACGGTGTACGCCTCACCTGCGGGCAGGCTGCCCTTGCCCATGGTCCGCCGCGCGGCGGCCAGTTCATCCAGTACGTCTTTCATGTTCCGTTCCTCTCGCTGCTGAGTCTGCCTCGTCCGCACCGACGTCGGACTCGGCCCGCCGGGAGGTCTGCCCGCCAGCCGAGGTCCGAGCTGCCCGCCGGCCCCGGGCCAGCTCGGTTTCCAGCGCGTCGAGCCGCTGCTCCCACAACCGGCGAAACCGGCCCAACCACGCGTCGACTTCGCTCAACGGCGCCGGCTCGACGGCGTAGAACCGGCGAGCGCCCACAGCTCGCACCGACGCGAACCCGCTCTCCCGCAACACGCGCAGATGCTGTGAGACACCCGGCTGGGAGAGCCCGAACTCGGCCCGGATCACGTCCGTGACCGCGCCGGAGGTCTGCTCGCCGTCGGCGAGCAGCTCCAGAATGCGCCGGCGTACCGGGTCGCCGAGGATGTCGAAGGCGTGCACGACCACAGACCGTACCGGCCTTCGCTTATATAAGCCAGAGCAGGCATCCTGCCGAAGGCTGCGGCTCAGCGCTGGGCGAGGAACACGGCCACCGGACTCCACGTGTACGCGGCACGGCGTCCTCGTACTCGACGGCACCGTCCGGCCCCGACACGATGACCGGTGTCAGTGCGAGAACGGCTCCAGGCACCCGAACTCGGCAGCCGCGCCGGTGACCTCGACCATGACCCGCTCGGCCCGTACGTCCCCGATCACACAGCCCACCTCCGCGAAGCGAACCGCGTACACCGCGCCCGGCGGGGGTGCGTCCTGCCCGATCGGCGCTCGCATGCCGGTGACCTCGATGGCCTCTGCCTTGATTCCCAGGTCGAGCAGCGCCCGCTGGGTGGACGCCGGCGCGTAGTCCCCCGCCGCGCGTAGTGCCTCAAGCTTGGGCCGGATCCGCGCGGCGAGTTTCTCCCCCGCGCGCTGGTCCGCCTCGGAGAGTTCGTGCCGGCGCTTCCAGCGGTTGTTGTCGCCGTGGCGAGGAGGTGCGTCTGCCCGCGGACCGGTCGGCTCCGGCACCACAGCAGCCGACGCCGTCGCACTCGGGGGTGTCGCCTGCACGTCGCCGGCTCGGGTGCCCGGGGCCGCGCAGCCGAGCGGGAGCAGGGCGAGCGAGGTAGCAGCCGCCAACCAACTGATCTTCGCTGTCCGCATCAATGACCCCCGTCTATCAGCCTCAGCGGAGGCGATTGTAGGGGGCACTGTCATTCGTCGGCGTCCGCCGCCCTGCGACGAGAGCACCAGGGCGCCCCGGAGGCGTGGCGACAGTGCGTCGCTGACCCTCGCCCAGGGCCTGATGCTGGTGACGAAGAGTACGCCGCATGAGCGGCGTCGCTTCCCGGTCCACGCTGCCACGCCGGGCGCATGCCGCGAATCGCGCTCGAACGACGATCCACATCCTCGGCGAGCACGCGATCGCCACCCAGGATGAAGGACATCTGATGGATAGTGGGCGCGGTCCCGTGCGTCTGTGGTGGTGAATGAGGCGTACCGAACGGAGCTGAACGGTTGGACGACAAGGCGAGAGCCAAGTTCGGCGAGTTCGCGCAGAGCCGGACCGCCGCCCTGATCAGGACGGCCTACCTGCTCACCGGCGACCAGCATGCCGCCGAGGACCTGGTGCAGTCGGCGTTGACCAAGGCGTACGTCAAATGGCCGACGATCCGGCACGAGGACCCCGAGGGGTACGTGCGCGCGGTGATGTACCGCGAGCGGGTCAGTTGGTGGCGACGCCGGGGACGATTACGGGAGACGCTGGTCGGCTCGCCGGTCGAACGGGAACACCCGGACGACAGCGGCCACGCCGACCTGCGGCTGGCCATGCGGGCAGCCCTGCTGCGCCTTCCCGTGGCACAGCGCGCGGTGCTGGTCCTGCGGTACTACGAGGACCTGCCCGAACAACAGGTAGCCGAGGTGCTCGGCTGCTCGGTCGGGACCGTCCGCAGCCGTACCCACCGGGCGGTCAGCCGACTGCGTGAGGTACTACCCGGTGCCGAACTCGTGCTGGAGCTGAAGCGATGAACACCCCGATCGACGACCTCATCCGATCCACCCTCACCGATATCGCCAAGGAGGCAGTCCCCATGGATCTGGCAGATTCCGCCGTCGCTCGGGCGCGTAGGCGTCGTACCCTCACCGTCTCGGTCGGGGTGGCGGGCGTCGCCGCCGCCCTCATGGTCGGCACGCCGCTGGCGATGGCGGCGGTGAACCGGGATTCCCCGCCGCCGTCCGCCCCCGCCGACCGGCCGTCGGTGGACCCCAGTCCCGTCCCGATCAGCTCCGTCCCCTCTCCGCCGCCGGTGGACCCCCGCCACGTCCGTATCAGCCCTGTCCCTATACCGCCGTCGGTGGACCCCAGTCCCGTCCCGATCAGCCCTGTCCCCTCCCCACCGCCGGTGGATTCCAGTCCCGTCCCGATCAGCCCTGTCCCGCATCCCCCATCGGTGGATCCGAAGGGTTCTGGCACGGGTTCCTAGCTTCAAGGCAACGGCACATCGTGCGTCGGCGATCGGTTCTGGCGTATGGACGTGGCCGACGAGCACGCGACTCTGACCCGTGCGGGCCGTCAGCCTCTTACGTGCAGGTGGAACCCCTGACTGCCCGGCACCTCCAGACCCGCTTTCAGGCGCAGTGACGGGATCTCGTAGTCGCCGTGATTCTGGCGACGGAACGCGATCGGCTCGGTCGACTCCAGCGTCAGCAACCGATCCGTCCACGCCTTCGCCACGATCTCGAAGTCGCCGCCGATCATCCGGTCGGCGCCGTGCACCACGAACGGCGGCAGCACCTGGAGGCCCGGGTAGTACAGGATCCCGTGGTGGATCGGGAACAACAGATCCTCGATCGGGCCGTTGATCCCACGGTCGCTGTAGTGCGACTGCGGGCCCCCGACGGTCACCGACAGCATCGCCCGACGTCCCAGCAGTGTCCCCTCACCGAACCGCTCGCCGTAACGGGTGTCGTCGTGCACTCCGACGCCGTAGGCGAAGTGGAACGAGAAGACGCGGTCCACCCAGCCTTTGAGAATGGCCGGCATCGTGTACCACCACAACGGGAACTGGAGGATCACGGTGTCGGCCCACAGCAGCTTCTCCTGTTCGGCCCGCACGTCGGCAGTGAGCGCGCCCGCGTCGTACGCCCCACCTGAGCTGGGAATCACCCGTAGCGGCTCGGTGGCGTACCCGCCGAAGTCGGCCGCGTCGACCACCGCCTTCCAGTTCATCGCGTACAGGTCGCTCACCCGCACCTCATGCCCGGCGGCTTCCAGCGTCGACACCGCCAGGTCTTTCAGCGCGCCGTTGAGCGAACGCGGTTCGGGGTGGGCGTAGACGACGAGCGTCTTCATGGTGATTCCCTTCGACGGGGCATGCCTGCCGCCACCGATACTCGGCTGCCGGCACCGCGCCGTTCAGGGCCGCGTGTTCCGTCGGACCGGACTTCCTGGTACTACCAGGGCCACCGTCAGGCGGACGGGCACGGCGATACTGGCACCATGGACGACCTCGCAGGTTTCCTGCGCACCCGGCGCTCCCGGATCGACCCGTCCGTTCTCGGCATTCCTACCGACACCCGGCGTCGCGTCGAGGGCCTGCGCCGCGAGGAGGTCGCGCACCTGGCCGGGGTCAGCGTCGACTACTACGTACGCCTGGAACAGGGTCGCGCCACCCAACCCTCGGAGCAGGTCCTGGACGCGCTGGCCCGCGTCCTCGATCTCGACGACACCGAACGCGGGCACCTGTACCGACTCGCCCGGCAGCGCCGCCGCCGCGCCCCGTCGCCCAGCGGACGGCCACGCGACGAGGTCCTGCGTGTGCTCGACCTGATCGTGGACGCACCCGCGATGATCATCGATCACCGCCTGGACGTGTCGGCCGGCAACCGCCTGGCCCGACTCCTGTACGGCCGGCAGCTGCCGGGCCTGAACACGGCACGGCACATCTTCCTCGACGAAGCCGAACGCGGGCTGTACGCGGACTGGGAGACGTGCACCCTCGACGTGGTGGGGCACCTGCGTCTGGCCGTCGGCAAGTACCCGGAGGATTCTCGACTGGCCCCACTCATCGGCGAACTGGCGATGGGCAGCGAGCGCTTCCGCCGTCTCTGGGCCCGCGCCGACGTGCGGGCCCGCCGCCACGGCCGCAAGGCGTACCGGCACCCGCTGGTCGGGCTCCTGGAGCTGCACCAGGAGAACTTCGTCCTGCCGGACGACTCGGGGATGGAGTTGCTCGTGCTGTCGGCCGAGGCGGGCAGCGCCAGCGAGGACGGCCTGCGGCTGCTGGCCGCGCTCAGCAGCACCGAGGATCCGGCAGTACGGCACCCTGATCCCGGAAGCCGGTACGCGGCTGCGGAGAAGTCGGACTAGACCGGGACGAAGGTGGCGGCCAACACCCGCCAGTCGCCGCCCTCCCGCACCCACAGTCGGGTGTAGCGCAGCCGCGCGGACATCACGGCACCACCCTGAACGGCATCCACCGCAGCGACCAAGCGAGTCACCCCGGTCCGACCGTCTTCCTGGACGTCGAGCGACTCCTCCACCAGGCTCGTGATCCGCAGCGCACCGGAGCGGTAGCTCTCCAGGTCGTCGTCCTTCGTGAAGACCGTGCCGTCCGGTCCGGCGGCCACGACCTGCGGGTGCAGTAGCGCATCGAGGGACTCGACGTCGGCGGCGCGCTGGGCGGCGTGCAGGTGTCGTTCCGCGGTGAGGAGATCCATCCACCGATCCTCCGCAGCGCAGCGCAACAGGACAAGCGGCTTCGCTCGCGGCAGAACAGCGACGTCGACCCGGCGGGACGCCTGAGTGGTTCCCGGCACGAGATCAGTCAGCCTCGCTGACCCGCCTGCGTGTGCGACAGTGATTCATGCCGTTGAGCGAGCATCACCTCAGGGCGTCGATCGCCGTGTCCGACATCCACCGGGCGGTCGCGTTCTACGAAGGAACACTGGGCCTACCGGCGTTGCAGTCGGGCCCGAGCGCCACCATCACCGACGGCAGCCGCGTCTATGGTGCCGGCGGCGTGGCGGCCCTGAACGTGTACCAGTCGGTCACGGCCGGCACGAGCACGGCGACCCTGGCGACATGGTACGTCGACGACATCGACCGGATCGTCGACGAGCTCGTCTCGTCCGGCGTCGATCTCATCCGCTATGACGGGCTCGAACATGACGCCAAGGGCATCACCGCTCGGGCCGGCGGTGGACGTATCGCATGGTTCCAGGACCCCGACGGCAACACCTTCGCCCTCGAAGCCGACGTCTGACCGCTGGGCGGGGCACTCGTCCCGATCAGCTCGCCGCCGCGCCGCCGAGATAGCCGACGTCCGTGGCGCCTGACGCGATCTGGACGCGGTAGCCCCAGCGCCGGAGGACCTGCGCCATCTTCGCGACGCCCGCCGGGTTGGCGGAGTGCACATAGACCACGCCGATGTCGAGGGGGCGCTTCTCGAACGCGGCCCGTTCCAGGATCTCCACCACCGGCCAGATCGTGTCGTCCCCGCCCAGGTCGTGGTCCAACCACAACTCGTCGACGCGCCCGTCCCGGTACCGACCGAGCAACTCCACTCCGGCAGCACTCGTCCGGGCCACCTCGGCATCGCGCCCGTCCACGAACGAACGCAGGTCATCGACCAGGACGATCGTTCGACGGCGCTCCACGCAATGATCATGCCGCGCACCCTCGCGTGCCACCATGCACATCCGCCGCCGGCGGCCACGTGCGCGCAGGCCCGGGTCACCCCGTCGTCCCGACGGTCGCCGATTATGAGCGCCAACGGGACGCCCCGCGATACCCCTGATCCTCCCGGCGCGCTGGCACACGGGACCTACCGAGCCCATGCCGCAGACCGTCGAGGCATCATGCGTGATCGACGACGACGAAGCGCGGCGGCGAACCGACATCGGCTCCGCGTCGTAGCCCCGCCACGCCGAACGGTGTGCCGCGCCACGTAAGTTGATCATGGTTATGGCCGGTGTTCTGCGCGTGCTCCGAGTCACTAGTCCGAGCGGTCGTCGAGAGAGGCGAGGATGAGTTCCCGTGCGGCGTGGACCGTGGATGAGCAGGTGGCCGGATCCCGGCCGATGCGTTCCGCGCCCGCGCGCATGACGCCGGAGAGCAATTCCACCGCGAGGTGCACATCGCCGACATCGCGGAACTCGCCGCGTTCGACGCCGTCCCGGACGACGTTCTCGACCTCGACGACTATCGCGTGGAACGGGCTGTCCGGCCCCTTCGGCAGTTCGCCGAACGGCAGACCGAAACCGGGCCGGAACATGAGCTGGAGAACCGGGTCCTGGAACGCGACCAGGACCGTCTCGATGATCTCCCGCATCCGCTCCGCAGCCGGGTCTGTAGAACGTGCGGCGATCGTGGCCACCCGATCGACCGTGGGCTGACCCACCCGGTGAGTCAATGCCAGGACCAGCGCCGCCTGGTCCCGGGCGTAGTTGTACAGCGTGTTGCGTGCGAGCCCGGCACGGGTCGCGATGTGGCCCATGTTGATCGAGTCGTAGTCGCGTTCGAGCAGGAGCTGCCGCATCGCCTCGGCGAGATCGACCCAGACCATCGCGTGGTGTTCCTCGATGCTGGCTCCACGAATCCGCGGCATCCGGTCATCCTTCCCTACGGCAGTGGGTCATCCGGTGGCTGCCTTCGGGTAGTGGCGGCGCAGGTTGGCGGCGATGACGTGGTCGAGCATCCGATCGGAGAGCAGCCGGGTCAGGCTGATGACCAGGGCGGCATCACGGCCGATCGTGTAGCGGGTACGCGGCCTGCGGGCCGTCACGGCCTTCGCGATGACCTGGGCGGCGGCGTCGGCCGTCACGCCTGACGCCGTACCCGTCTCCATCAACGTGTTGATCGCCTGGATCAGGCTGCCGTACCGGGCGTCCTGCTCCGGCGTCATCTCGGCAGCCAATTCGTTCGCCGTGGCGACCCCACGGGCGGCCATCTTCGTGCGGACGCCGCCGGGCTCGACCACGACCACCGGCACGCCCAGCGGCGCGACCTCCCGCCGCAGCGAGTCGCTCACCGCTTCCAAGGCGAACTTCGCCCCGGCGTACGCCCCGTACGTCGGCATGGCGGCCTTACCGCCGATCGAGCTGATATTGACCACGCGGCCCTTGCCGCGCAACAGCGCGGGCAGGAGCGCCTGGGTGACAGCGACATGGCCGAACAGGTTGACCTCGAACACCCACCGCCACTGCGCCATCGGCAGTGCCTCGACCGGCGCGTTCACCTGGATTCCTGCGTTGTTGACGAGAGCGTGCAGCGCACGCGGATCGTGGTCGACCCGTGCGGCGAGTGCCGCCACCTGCTCGGCTCTGGTGATGTCGAGAATGACCGGTTCGATGCCGGTCGCACGGACGGCGTCGGCGTCGCGGTCGCGTCGCACACCGGCCAGCACGTGAAATCCCTGGCGGGCCAGTTCGCGGGTGGTTGCGGCACCCATGCCGGTGGAAGCACCGGTGACCACGATCAGCTTCTGCATGTCCGCACTCTGCCTTATACGACAACCTGTCGTCAAGATTGCGACAACATGTCGCGAACCTGCGTCACGCTGGTCATGACCTGACGAAGCCGGAGACGGGCGAGCGGGAGAAGCGGGCCGTCTTCGTCAGGCCGGCGGACCGACGCCGCA
Above is a window of Verrucosispora sp. NA02020 DNA encoding:
- a CDS encoding cupin domain-containing protein produces the protein MAYEAVDIADRLSRFSEHWSPKVVARLNDYEVKVVKVRGEFVWHTHEDTDELFLVVSGELTIQLRDGDVLLRPGQLFVVPRGVEHCPVADGEVHAILIEPAGVVNTGDAGGALTAAYDDSLL
- a CDS encoding SRPBCC domain-containing protein: MKDVLDELAAARRTMGKGSLPAGEAYTVELRRRYAAQVDDVWDAITSPERLHRWLKPVTGDLRLGGRYEFDGGEHGEILRCEPPRLLRVSWLYGPDADAWPGTSEVEVRLAPGPSGDTEFVLVHAAVVAEPLFPTYGPGAGGVGWDLALLALARMLTGGESVDYAEVHTSPEGREFIRRSAVAWGEAHLAAGGDPEHVAAAVQATTTFYAPDPS
- a CDS encoding helix-turn-helix transcriptional regulator, with protein sequence MHAFDILGDPVRRRILELLADGEQTSGAVTDVIRAEFGLSQPGVSQHLRVLRESGFASVRAVGARRFYAVEPAPLSEVDAWLGRFRRLWEQRLDALETELARGRRAARTSAGGQTSRRAESDVGADEADSAARGTEHERRTG
- a CDS encoding SigE family RNA polymerase sigma factor, which encodes MDDKARAKFGEFAQSRTAALIRTAYLLTGDQHAAEDLVQSALTKAYVKWPTIRHEDPEGYVRAVMYRERVSWWRRRGRLRETLVGSPVEREHPDDSGHADLRLAMRAALLRLPVAQRAVLVLRYYEDLPEQQVAEVLGCSVGTVRSRTHRAVSRLREVLPGAELVLELKR
- a CDS encoding NAD(P)H-dependent oxidoreductase, which gives rise to MKTLVVYAHPEPRSLNGALKDLAVSTLEAAGHEVRVSDLYAMNWKAVVDAADFGGYATEPLRVIPSSGGAYDAGALTADVRAEQEKLLWADTVILQFPLWWYTMPAILKGWVDRVFSFHFAYGVGVHDDTRYGERFGEGTLLGRRAMLSVTVGGPQSHYSDRGINGPIEDLLFPIHHGILYYPGLQVLPPFVVHGADRMIGGDFEIVAKAWTDRLLTLESTEPIAFRRQNHGDYEIPSLRLKAGLEVPGSQGFHLHVRG
- a CDS encoding helix-turn-helix transcriptional regulator, whose translation is MDDLAGFLRTRRSRIDPSVLGIPTDTRRRVEGLRREEVAHLAGVSVDYYVRLEQGRATQPSEQVLDALARVLDLDDTERGHLYRLARQRRRRAPSPSGRPRDEVLRVLDLIVDAPAMIIDHRLDVSAGNRLARLLYGRQLPGLNTARHIFLDEAERGLYADWETCTLDVVGHLRLAVGKYPEDSRLAPLIGELAMGSERFRRLWARADVRARRHGRKAYRHPLVGLLELHQENFVLPDDSGMELLVLSAEAGSASEDGLRLLAALSSTEDPAVRHPDPGSRYAAAEKSD
- a CDS encoding nuclear transport factor 2 family protein is translated as MDLLTAERHLHAAQRAADVESLDALLHPQVVAAGPDGTVFTKDDDLESYRSGALRITSLVEESLDVQEDGRTGVTRLVAAVDAVQGGAVMSARLRYTRLWVREGGDWRVLAATFVPV
- a CDS encoding VOC family protein yields the protein MPLSEHHLRASIAVSDIHRAVAFYEGTLGLPALQSGPSATITDGSRVYGAGGVAALNVYQSVTAGTSTATLATWYVDDIDRIVDELVSSGVDLIRYDGLEHDAKGITARAGGGRIAWFQDPDGNTFALEADV
- a CDS encoding cyclic-phosphate processing receiver domain-containing protein, coding for MERRRTIVLVDDLRSFVDGRDAEVARTSAAGVELLGRYRDGRVDELWLDHDLGGDDTIWPVVEILERAAFEKRPLDIGVVYVHSANPAGVAKMAQVLRRWGYRVQIASGATDVGYLGGAAAS
- a CDS encoding TetR/AcrR family transcriptional regulator, whose amino-acid sequence is MPRIRGASIEEHHAMVWVDLAEAMRQLLLERDYDSINMGHIATRAGLARNTLYNYARDQAALVLALTHRVGQPTVDRVATIAARSTDPAAERMREIIETVLVAFQDPVLQLMFRPGFGLPFGELPKGPDSPFHAIVVEVENVVRDGVERGEFRDVGDVHLAVELLSGVMRAGAERIGRDPATCSSTVHAARELILASLDDRSD
- a CDS encoding SDR family NAD(P)-dependent oxidoreductase, with product MQKLIVVTGASTGMGAATTRELARQGFHVLAGVRRDRDADAVRATGIEPVILDITRAEQVAALAARVDHDPRALHALVNNAGIQVNAPVEALPMAQWRWVFEVNLFGHVAVTQALLPALLRGKGRVVNISSIGGKAAMPTYGAYAGAKFALEAVSDSLRREVAPLGVPVVVVEPGGVRTKMAARGVATANELAAEMTPEQDARYGSLIQAINTLMETGTASGVTADAAAQVIAKAVTARRPRTRYTIGRDAALVISLTRLLSDRMLDHVIAANLRRHYPKAATG